The following proteins come from a genomic window of Clupea harengus chromosome 22, Ch_v2.0.2, whole genome shotgun sequence:
- the tgm1l1 gene encoding protein-glutamine gamma-glutamyltransferase K produces the protein MPGTARDVSAVGRFPGVTLSNGDAAPEKEKVMIEKGPEEGGCHRWLRRICPCCCRQKSSSYDITPGAGTAGNAVDGKEEEKPAPLPEPAKPQTGDQELDELQLTVRSVDLLSSKSGQNRTEHHTDQYHGDDLIVRRGQTFQMEFDLSRPFYDKTDKLHLELKTGPSPMVSKRTHVIIPLVDELEDEVWEAKIVEQNGNKVKLSVNSPANTLIGKYSIAVATRCPKGEAVTMHDSNKDVYILFNPWCEEDSVFMDNDDERNEYVLNDTGMIYYGTEKQIGARTWNFGQFDKDILQACLYVLEKSDVLPSGRGDTVNVVRVISAMINSPDDLGVLEGNWSGNYVGGTSPTAWSGSVDILRKYYHGGGAPVKYGQCWVFSGVTTTVLRCLGIPSRSVTNFQSAHDTDVSLTTDVYFDENMESIDSLNSDSVWNFHVWNDCWMARPDLPPGMGGWQAVDSTPQETSQGTFRCGPASVTAIRTGQVYLKHDTPFVFAEVNSDKIYWQRNLDGTFSQIHSEKKAVGHFISTKAVGSSKREDITHLYKHTEGSEEERIAVETASRYGTKPHTYSSPMAEDVSVEVKLEGDGPCMGADAQLSIVVTNLSSQARSTNLHSQVAVMYYTGVLKGTVKKDKLPVELMPNEVKTINWVLPYQHYQDQLVDQAALMLTVSGRVAETQQVLASQTSFRLRTPDINIKPEGEAVVGKQMSAKITFTNPLPSTLRNVFLRVEGLGLRDLHPIQIGDVGRHSTVTVTEHFIPSLAGTRKLLAALDCKQLTQVHGVADIQVKEC, from the exons aTGCCTGGAACAGCTCGCGATGTATCAGCGGTTGGGCGTTTCCCTGGTGTCACCCTTAGCAATGGGGACGCTGCCCCTGAAAAAGAGAAGGTGATGATAGAGAAGGGGCCGGAGGAGGGAGGCTGTCACCGATGGCTGCGGAGGATCTGTCCGTGCTGCTGTCGTCAGAAGAGCAGCTCGTACGACATCACACCAGGCGCGGGCACCGCGGGTAACGCAGTGGACggtaaagaggaggagaagccaGCACCGCTGCCCGAACCGGCCAAGCCCCAGACTGGCGACCAAGAGCTTGATG AGCTCCAACTGACGGTCCGCTCTGTAGACCTGCTCAGCTCCAAGTCTGGCCAGAACCGCACGGAGCATCACACCGATCAGTACCACGGAGACGACCTGATTGTGCGCCGAGGCCAGACCTTCCAGATGGAGTTTGACCTCTCGCGACCCTTCTATGACAAGACAGATAAGCTGCACCTAGAACTGAAGACAG GGCCCTCACCAATGGTCTCCAAAAGAACACATGTCATCATCCCATTGGTAGATGAGCTGGAGGACGAAGTCTGGGAGGCCAAGATCGTGGAGCAGAACGGCAACAAGGTCAAGCTGTCCGTTAACTCCCCAGCCAACACTCTGATTGGCAAGTACAGCATCGCTGTGGCAACACGATGCCCAAAGGGGGAGGCGGTCACCATGCATGACTCCAACAAAGATGTCTACATCCTCTTCAACCCCTGGTGTGAAG AGGACAGTGTGTTTATGGACAACGATGACGAGAGGAATGAGTACGTGCTGAACGACACCGGGATGATCTACTACGGCACGGAGAAACAGATTGGAGCTCGCACCTGGAACTTTGGACAG TTTGATAAGGACATCCTGCAAGCCTGCCTCTATGTTTTGGAGAAGAGTGATGTGCTCCCGTCCGGCAGAGGAGACACCGTCAATGTGGTCAGAGTCATATCTGCTATG ATCAACTCTCCGGATGACTTAGGCGTTCTGGAGGGGAACTGGTCAGGGAACTACGTGGGCGGAACGTCTCCCACGGCCTGGAGTGGCAGTGTGGACATCTTGAGGAAGTACTACCACGGGGGAGGAGCCCCCGTAAAATACGGCCAGTGCTGGGTCTTCTCTGGAGTCACTACAacgg TGCTCAGGTGTCTGGGTATCCCCAGCCGCAGCGTGACCAACTTCCAGTCCGCCCATGACACCGACGTCTCCCTGACAACTGATGTGTACTTTGACGAGAACATGGAGTCCATTGACTCCCTCAACTCTGACTCAGTGTG gaactTCCACGTGTGGAACGACTGCTGGATGGCCCGTCCCGACTTGCCCCCTGGCATGGGCGGCTGGCAGGCGGTGGACTCGACCCCGCAGGAGACCAGTCAGGGCACCTTCCGCTGTGGCCCAGCCTCCGTCACCGCCATTCGCACCGGCCAGGTGTACCTCAAGCACGACACGCCATTTGTGTTCGCCGAG GTGAACAGTGATAAGATCTACTGGCAGCGCAACCTGGATGGCACTTTCAGCCAAATCCACAGTGAGAAGAAAGCTGTAGGCCACTTCATCAGCACCAAGGCAGTGGGCTCCAGCAAACGGGAGGacatcacacacctgtacaaacacacagagg GCTCAGAAGAGGAGCGCATCGCCGTGGAGACTGCCAGTCGCTATGGCACCAAGCCCCACACCTATTCCTCCCCCATGGCTGAGGACGTGAGCGTGGAGGTGAAGCTGGAAGGGGATGGCCCTTGCATGGGGGCTGACGCCCAGCTCTCTATCGTGGTGACAAACCTGAGCTCGCAGGCCCGCAGTACCAACCTTCACAGCCAGGTGGCGGTCATGTACTACACCGGTGTGCTGAAGGGCACTGTCAAGAAGGACAAGCTGCCAGTGGAGCTCATGCCCAATGAAG tgaagACCATTAATTGGGTCCTGCCCTACCAGCATTATCAGGACCAGCTGGTGGACCAGGCGGCACTGATGCTGACCGTGTCGGGTCGGGTCGCTGAGACCCAGCAGGTGCTGGCCTCTCAAACCAGCTTCCGGCTCCGCACACCCGACATCAACATCAAG CCTGAAGGAGAGGCAGTGGTGGGGAAGCAGATGTCAGCTAAGATCACCTTCACCAACCCACTGCCGTCCACACTGCGTAATGTGTTCCTGCGTGTGGAGGGGCTAGGACTGAGGGACCTCCACCCCATTCAGATAGG tgatgtGGGCCGCCACTCCACGGTGACGGTGACGGAGCACTTCATCCCGTCACTGGCAGGGACCAGGAAGCTGTTGGCGGCGCTTGACTGCAAGCAGCTCACGCAGGTGCACGGCGTCGCCGACATCCAGGTGAAAGAGTGCTGA